One window of the Pirellulaceae bacterium genome contains the following:
- a CDS encoding DUF1501 domain-containing protein, with protein MPISHPFQLPRRGFLQMGALSLGGLTLPSLLRAEAASGVRSSHKSVILIYLVGGPPHQDMFDLKPNAPSEFAGPWKPIPTNVTGVQICEALPRLAKIMDKLAIVRSLVGNQADHDAIQVYNGHHPKGLTPAGGWPQFGSAVAKLQGSVDPSVPPFVSLCYTCSHGPYNEPGPGFLGSAASPFRALMGKTRDDMLFNGMSVKRLEDRKSLLRRFDNIRRNLDSNDEMGAMDAFTQQAFGLLTSSRMADALDISQEPADVIERYGTGDPTVFMDSNGAPRVPQSLLMARRLIEAGARVVTLNYSKWDWHGGRNTEGRVNNSIFLREAEDFPPFDQCLSALVEDLHDRGLDKDCSVVVMGEFGRTPKISARTGRDHWPNVNCALLAGGGMKTGQVIGSTDKIAGEVASRPVTFGELYATLYHNLGITPEQATLPDLAGRPQYLTEDNAKPLSELV; from the coding sequence ATGCCGATTTCACATCCATTCCAGTTGCCGCGTCGCGGCTTCCTTCAAATGGGTGCGTTGAGCCTAGGTGGCCTCACGCTTCCGAGCTTGCTTCGCGCCGAAGCCGCTTCAGGGGTTCGTTCGTCACACAAATCAGTCATTCTGATTTACCTGGTCGGTGGCCCCCCCCACCAGGACATGTTTGACCTGAAACCGAACGCACCAAGTGAATTCGCAGGTCCATGGAAACCAATCCCAACCAACGTCACAGGCGTCCAGATTTGCGAAGCCCTCCCGCGCCTTGCCAAGATCATGGACAAATTGGCAATTGTGCGATCTCTCGTCGGTAATCAGGCTGACCACGATGCGATCCAAGTGTACAACGGGCACCACCCGAAAGGGCTCACACCAGCCGGTGGTTGGCCACAGTTCGGCTCCGCCGTCGCGAAGCTACAGGGCTCGGTGGATCCAAGCGTCCCACCGTTCGTCAGCTTGTGTTACACCTGCTCGCACGGTCCTTACAACGAACCGGGACCAGGCTTTCTCGGCTCCGCCGCTTCGCCGTTCCGGGCATTGATGGGAAAGACTCGTGACGACATGCTGTTTAATGGCATGAGCGTCAAACGTCTCGAAGATCGCAAATCACTGCTGCGTCGCTTTGACAACATTCGCCGCAATCTCGACTCAAACGACGAAATGGGCGCGATGGACGCCTTTACCCAACAAGCATTTGGATTATTGACCTCGTCCAGAATGGCCGATGCTCTCGATATTTCGCAGGAACCGGCTGACGTTATCGAACGGTACGGTACCGGAGACCCGACAGTCTTCATGGACAGCAATGGTGCGCCGCGTGTACCTCAAAGCTTACTCATGGCGAGAAGGCTAATCGAAGCCGGTGCTCGTGTTGTGACACTTAACTACAGCAAATGGGACTGGCATGGTGGTAGAAATACCGAAGGCCGTGTCAACAACTCCATTTTCCTTCGCGAGGCAGAAGACTTTCCCCCGTTCGATCAGTGCTTAAGTGCTTTGGTCGAAGACCTGCATGACCGCGGTCTCGACAAGGACTGTAGCGTCGTTGTGATGGGTGAATTTGGTCGTACACCCAAGATCAGCGCCAGAACGGGACGTGACCACTGGCCGAACGTTAACTGCGCATTGCTTGCCGGTGGCGGCATGAAGACGGGTCAGGTCATCGGCAGCACGGACAAGATCGCTGGCGAAGTCGCCTCCCGTCCTGTCACCTTCGGCGAACTGTATGCGACGCTCTACCATAACCTCGGTATCACTCCGGAACAGGCAACCCTTCCCGACCTTGCGGGACGACCTCAGTATCTTACCGAAGACAACGCGAAACCCCTGTCGGAACTTGTCTAA